Below is a window of Lacrimispora xylanolytica DNA.
TAAAGGAAATCGACGAATTATCAGAAACCATTGAACTGTTAAACCGTGATGTGGACCGGGCCTCCTATAAAATGTCCGGGATTTTGGAGCATGCGAATGTTCTTGTTGGAGTATTTGAATACGAGGAGGAAGAAAATAGAGTTTTCTGCAGCAGATCCCTCTTTGAAATGCTTGGCTGGGGTAAGATGAAAGAGGCTTATTGTTACATAAAGGCAGAGGAATTCAACCCCCTGTTAAGACAGACCTTTGGGCAGATAGAATTAAAAGGAGACCGGATTTTAAAGTGTCTTGAGGGGCCAGATGGCCTTAGATGGATTGAAATCATTCTGGATGAGTCAAAAAAAGGAACCGTTCTTGGAGTCTGCACCGATGTAACGGTAAATGTAGAAGAGAAAGAAAAGCTTGAACGGGAACGAAATTATGATCTTTTAACAGAAATATATAACCGCAGGGCGTTTCGAGAGAGGGCTCTGGCCGCCATAGAGGGGCTGCAAGACGAAATTGCAGCCGTAATTATGTGGGATCTTGATAATTTAAAATATATCAATGATACATACGGTCATGACGAGGGTGACCGCTATATTGTGCTGTTTGCAGACTGCCTGAAAAAATTTATGGAATATGGAGGTATTATTTCCAGATATTCGGGGGATGAATTTGTAGTATTCTTAAAAGGCCGGGAAAAAGAAGATATCCGAAGAATTGTCCGGGATTTTATGAAGCACCTTAAAAAGTTCACCTTGAAGATGGAGAGCGGCTATCAGTTTCCCATACGGGTATCCGGGGGGCTTTCCTGGTATCCGGATGATGCGCTTGATTTTGATGCGTTGTTTAATTATGCAGACTTTGCCATGTACATGGTGAAGCACAGTGTAAAGGGTGTGGTTAAGGAATTTGATATGTCTGAGCATAGACATAATTCCTATATGCTCACAGGAAGTGAAGAGCTTAACCGGCTGCTGGACAGGAAGGAAGTGCGGTTTGCCTTTCAGCCAATTGCTACAAGAGAAGGAGCTGTTTATGGATATGAGCTTCTTATGCGGCCTGATTTTTCCAATATCAAAGGAATTGGTGAGGTGCTTAACTTAACAAGAGCCCAGGCAAAGCTGCCGCAAATGGAGATCCTTACCTGGTTTGCCGGACTGAGGGCTGCAAAGGCGGAGGCAGAGGCAGGACAGCTTGGGAAGGATGAAAAGCTGTTCATCAATTCCATTGCCAGTGTCTGTCTGACAAAAGAAGGAATCAAAGAGCTGGAGGAGCAGTACGGAGAGCTTCTTAAAAGAGTGGTAATCGAGATGACGGAAGGGGAGCCGGCCAGCCAGAACTTCATGCAAAGCAAAAAGGAAATGGCAAAGGACTGGGGAGGGCTCACAGCCATCGATGATTTTGGAACCGGATACAACAGCGAATCCATTCTTCTTCACATGAAACCGGATATTGTGAAGATGGATATGAGCCTGATCCGGCGCATCCATGAGGACCCCAACCGCCAGATCATTTTAAAAAACCTAATGGGCTTTGCGGAAAAAAACAGCATCCAGGTGCTGGCAGAAGGCGTGGAAACGGCAGAAGAACTGGAATTTTTAATGAATTGCGGTGTCCAGCTTTTCCAGGGATATTATATTGCCAGACCACAAATGGAGATCCGTCCCCTTGACCCGTACATTGTGAAGAAGATGCAGGAGTTTTCAGGAAATGCCTTATGATTTCGTAAATAATACTGGAATTTACGGGACGAGTATGATATAATGCTAAATTGAAGTGTAACGCCCTGTCGGTATGGCGGTTCACATATATTTCAAGGAGGAACCCATTGATGAGTTTACAAGTAGAAAAATTAGAGAAGAACATGGCAAAGTTAACGGTAGAGGTGCCGGCTGAGGAGTTTGACAAGGCGCTTACCGCAGCTTACAATAAGAATAAGGGCAGATTTAATATCCCAGGTTTCAGAAAAGGGAAAGCTCCTCAGGCCATGATTGAAAAGATGTACGGAGCAGGCGTTTTATACGAAGATGCAGTAAACGAGGCTCTTGATGCAACATATGCAGGTGCAGCAGAAGAAAGCGGACTGGACATCGTTTCCAGACCAGAAATCAGCATTGTACAGGTAGAAAAAGGACAGAACTTAATCTATACCGCTACTGTTGCCGTAAAGCCTGATGTGACTTTAGGCGAGTATAAAGGAATTGAAGTAACAAAAGCTTCTGCAGAAGTGACTGAAGAAGACATTGCTGCAGAATTAAAGAGAGTTCAGGAGCAGAATTCCAGACTGGTATCTGTAGAAGACAGAGCAGTGGAAGACGGCGATCAGACTGTCGTTGATTTTGAAGGTTTTGTTGATGGAAAGACTTTTGAAGGCGGAAAAGGAGAGGATTATCCTCTTACTATCGGTTCCCATTCCTTCATTGATACATTTGAAGAGCAGTTAATCGGTAAGAAAATCGGTGAAGCTTGTGAAGTGAATGTTACATTCCCAAATGAGTACCATGCAACAGATTTAGCCGGAAAGCCAGCTATGTTCAAGGTTACCGTTAAGGAAATCAAGAAAAAAGAGCTTCCTGAGTTAACCGATGAGTTCGCCAGTGAAGTTTCTGAGTTTGAAACTTTGGAAGAGTACAAAAATGACATCAAAGTTAAGCTTGCAGAAAAGAAAGAAAAAGAAGCAGCAACAGAGAACGAAGACAATGTAGTTCAGAAGGTTGTTGAGAATTCTACCATGGAGATTCCTGAGCCAATGATCGAAAGCCAGGTAAATAACATGGTAAACGATTATGCAAGAAGAATGCAGAGCCAGGGATTATCTCTTGACCAGTACATGAAATTTACAGGCATGACAATCGAATCCTTAAAGGATCAGATGAAGCCACAGGCACTTAAGAGAATTCAGACCAGACTTGTATTAGAAGCAGTTGCTAAGGCTGAGAACATCACAGTAGCTGATGAAGCTGTTGAGAAGGAAATCGCTGGCATGGCAGAAGCTTACAAGATGGAAGCTGACCAGGTGAAAGAATATCTTGGAGAGAGCGGTATCAATCAGATGAAGGAAGATCTTGCAGTTCAGGAAGCAGTAGACTTTCTTGTTGCGGAAGCAAAATTAGTATAAGATGTTTCACCCGGATAGATTCCTGACGTTTTTTGTCCGGAGTCTATTCGGCTTTGAAGAAAAGAGACAGGAGGAAGACAGATGAGTTTAGTACCTTATGTCATTGAATCAACCAGTAAGGGCGAGCGTTCTTACGATATTTATTCCAGACTTCTTAAGGAGAGAATTATTTTCCTTGGTGAAGAGGTTTCTGATGTATCAGCAAGCCTGATTGTGGCACAGCTGTTATTTTTAGAGGCAGAAGATCCTAATAAGGATATCAATCTCTATATCAATAGCCCTGGCGGTTCTGTTACCGCAGGTATGGCAATTTATGATACCATGAATTACATCAAATGTGATGTCTCAACCGTTTGTATGGGTATGGCAGCCAGTATGGGTGCTTTCCTCTTAGCCGGCGGAGCAAAAGGCAAGAGATTTGCACTTCCTAATGCTGAGGTAATGATCCATCAGCCTTCAGGCGGAGCTAAGGGACAGGCGACGGATATCAGAATCGTTGCAGATAACATTTTAAAGATTAAAAAGCGTTTAAATGATATACTGGCAGCTAATACAGGCCAGCCGTACGAAGTAATTGAGCGCGACACAGAACGTGACAATTATATGACTGCGGATGAAGCAAAAGCATACGGCCTGATAGATGATATACTTTACAACCACAATCGTTAATCCCTTTGGGGCAGACCTTTATGTTTAAAGCATAAGTAACTATAGGAAAGAATGAGGTGTATGTATGCCGGTCAGAACTGACGAAAAGATCCGATGCTCTTTTTGCGGGAAAACCCAGGATCAGGTAAAGAAATTGATTGCCGGTTCCAATAATGTTTATATCTGCGATGAGTGCATTGATTTATGCGCAGAGATATTGGAAGAAGAATTTGACAATCACGAAGAAGAAGGACCTGATTTTGCTGATATCAATCTGATGAAGCCAAAGGAAATCAAAGAATTTCTGGACAGCTACGTGATTGGTCAGGACAACGCAAAAAAGGTATTGTCAGTAGCAGTCTATAACCACTATAAGAGAATCACATCCAGAAAGAAATTGGATGTGGATGTGCAAAAGAGCAATATTCTTATGTTAGGACCTACCGGCTCCGGTAAAACTTACCTTGCCCAGACCCTTGCAAAGGTGTTAAATGTTCCTTTTGCCATTGCAGATGCAACTGCCCTGACAGAAGCAGGCTACGTGGGAGAGGATGTAGAAAACATTCTTTTAAAATTAATCCAGGCAGCTGATTATGATATAAGCAGAGCGGAATACGGAATTATCTATATCGATGAAATCGATAAGATAACAAAGAAATCGGAGAATGTCTCCATTACAAGAGATGTTTCCGGTGAAGGTGTTCAGCAGGCGCTGTTAAAGATCCTGGAAGGTACGGTTGCGAGTGTGCCTCCACAGGGAGGAAGAAAGCATCCTCATCAGGAACTTTTACAGATCAATACAACGAATATTTTGTTCATCTGCGGCGGAGCCTTTGATGGACTGGAAAAAATTATTGAAAGCCGTTTAAGTGCCGGTTCTATCGGCTTTAATGCGGAAATCGTAGATAAGAATAAGACAGATATTGATGATCTTTTAAGAAAGACCCTTCCTCAGGATCTGGTGAAGTTTGGTCTGATTCCAGAGTTTATCGGTCGTGTGCCGATTACTGTTTCCCTGGAGCTTTTAGACAGGGAGGCACTGGTTAAGATATTAACAGAGCCAAAGAATGCTCTGGTAAAACAATATCAGAAATTGTTTGAACTTGACGATGTAAAACTTGAACTGTCCAAGGAAGCGGTAGAAAGAATTGCAGAGCTGGCCGTAGAGAGAAAAACCGGTGCCAGAGGTCTTCGTTCCATCATGGAAAGCGTGATGATGGAGCTGATGTATGAAATTCCTTCCGACAGCAACATCGGAATCTGCAAGATTACCAAGGAAGTTGTAGATAAGACAGGTGAGCCAGAACTCATCTTCCGGGATACGACAGTTCCCAGAAAATCGCTGGCCCAAAAGCTTAGAAAAGATAAAACAGGCGAGATCGCATAGATCCCTGCATGAGTCGGGAAGGTGTTACAGCGAGAAAACTGCTGCAACACCTTTTTGAATGCAAAGGAGAGAACATTATGGTGCATAAGACAATCACAATGCCAGTTATCGCCCTGCGCGGCATGACGGTTCTTCCCAAAATGATGTTACATTTTGATATCAGCCGGCCAAAGTCTGCGACAGCCGTAGAAAAAGCAATGGTTGGAGACCAGAAGGTGTGTCTCGTCACCCAGAGGGATTCGGAAGAAGAGAACCCTGATTTCGGGGGACTGCATTCCATCGGTACGGTTGCTGTTATCAAGCAGCTGGTAAAGATGCCTGGCAATGTAATCCGTGTTATGGTGGAAGGTCTGGAACGTGCAGAGCTTTTGGCTCTTGAGAATGAAGAACCCATGCTGGTGGGAGAAATCGATACAGTATTTGAATTTGATGAGATGATAGATGATGTTACAAAACAGGCTATGCTGCAGATTGTTCAGGATAAGCTTTCAGAATACGGCAAGGAGAACCAGAGGCTTTCCAAAGAAGTGATTCCTGGTCTTTTAGTACTGACAGATTTAGGGGAGCTTCTGGATCAGATCGCCGTGCAGCTTTCCTGGGATTACCAGGTACGCCAGCAGGTATTAGAGAGCATTATGCTGGATGAAAGGTATGCTCTAGTCATGAAGCATCTTTTGACTGAAATTGAGGTCACAAAGGTAAAACGGGAATTACAGTCTCAGGTAAAAGATCGAATTGATAAAAACCAGAAGGATTATATTTTAAGAGAGCAGTTAAAGGTAATCCGGGAAGAGTTAGGAGAGGATAATCCTCTTAGCGATGCAGATGAATACAACAAGCGGTTAAAATCATTAAAGGCTGATAAGGAAATTAAAGATAAGATCCAAAAGGAAATTGAGCGCTTTAAGGCGATGCCAGGCGGCAGCCAGGAGGCCAACGTAGTGCGCATGTACTTAGAGACTGTTTTGGAGCTTCCCTGGAAAAAGGTTTCCAAGGATAACAACAGCATATCCCATGCCGAAGATATTTTAAATGAGGACCATTATGGCCTTTTAAAGGTGAAGGAACGTATTCTTGAATACCTTGCAGTCCGTACGCTGACAAAAAAAGGAACAAGCCCTATTGTTTGTCTGGTGGGACCTCCAGGAACCGGTAAAACCTCTATCGCCCGCTCTGTGGCAAAGGCACTGAATAAGGAATATGTAAGAATCAGTCTGGGCGGAGTGAGAGACGAAGCTGAGATCAGAGGTCACAGGAAAACATATGTAGGTGCTATGCCGGGAAGAATTGCAGAGGCTCTAAGACAGGCAGGAGTCAGCAATCCTCTTATGCTTTTGGATGAAATCGATAAGGTCAGCAGAGATTACAAGGGAGACACGTCTTCCGCACTTTTAGAAGTCCTTGACAGTGAACAGAATGTAAAGTTCCGGGATCATTATATAGAGCTTCCCATTGATTTATCCAATGTTTTATTCATTGCTACGGCCAATACCACCACAACCATACCTGGGCCTCTCCTTGACCGTATGGAATTAATTGAAGTAACCAGCTATACGGAGAATGAAAAATTCCATATTGCAAAGAATTACTTAGTAAGAAAGCAAAGGGAAAAGAATGGACTGACCGAGAGTCAGGTCACCATCACAGATAAAGCCCTTGAAAAAATAATTCACAATTATACAAGAGAAGCAGGTGTCAGAACTCTGGAGAGAAGAATCGGTGCTGTTTACCGTAAAGCTGCCAGACAATTTCTGGAGAACAAAAAAGAGGTTATTGAGATTACCGATTTAAGTCTTGAAACATACTTAGGCAAAGAGAAGGTAACCTTTGAAGATGTCAATGAGGATGATGAGGTTGGCATCGTAAGAGGCCTTGCCTGGACCAGCGTTGGAGGAAGCACTCTGCAGATCGAAGTCAATGTTATGCCTGGTAAAGGAAATCTATCCCTCACCGGACAGATGGGAGATGTCATGAAGGAATCTGCCCGGACGGCACTTAGTTACGTGCGTTCGATCTGCCCGGACTATAAGGTGGCAGATAATTATTTTGAAAAGCACGACATCCATCTTCATATCCCGGAAGGAGCCGTTCCAAAGGATGGTCCTTCGGCAGGCATCACCATGGCAACAGCCATGCTCTCTGCGGTTATTAACCGCAAAGTAAAGGCAAAGGTGGCCATGACTGGAGAGATCACCCTAAGAGGTCGTGTGCTTCCAATCGGCGGTCTGAAAGAGAAGATACTGGCTGCCCGTATGGCACATGTGGAAACCGTGCTGGTTCCATTTAAGAATAAATCTGATATTCTGGAGCTTTCAGATGAAATTATCGGGAATCTTACCATTGTGTATGTCAAGCATATGTCAGAGGTCTTACAGGAGGCATTTCTCCAGGAATAGAAAGGAAATCATATGATTATTAAATCCGTAGATCTGGAAACGGTATGTGGTATTACAAGCACGCTTCCGGAGAACACTAAGCCGGAATTCGCCTTTGCAGGAAAATCAAACGTAGGAAAATCCTCTTTGATCAATGCTTTGATGAACCGCAAATCATTTGCCAGGACATCTTCCCAGCCGGGAAAGACCCAGACAATTAACTTTTACAATATCAATGATGCGTTTTATTATGTGGATCTTCCTGGATACGGTTATGCAAAGGTAGCCCTGGAGGTAAAAGCAAAATGGGGAAAGATGATTGAAAATTATCTTCACAAATCCCCTATGCTCCAATGCGTATTCTTATTGATTGATATTAGACACGAACCTTCCGTCAATGATAAGACCATGTATGACTGGATCGTGTATCAGGGGTATCAGCCGGTAATCATCGCGACAAAACTGGATAAATTAAAGAGAAGCCAGGTACAGAAGGCAATTAAGACAGTGAGGACCGGTTTGGGAATCGGAAGTGATGTAACTGTGATTCCTTTTTCTGCGGAAACAAAGCAGGGAAGGGATGAAATTTGGGAGCTGATATCAGATTACGCAAATAGTCTTGACAAGGAATAAAAATCTTTTTATAATGAACCTATTTATTACATAGAGTTCATTTTGGCAAGAAGAGGAGAAAACAGTTATGAAAAAGACAATAAAGAAAATTGCATCAACTCTTTTAGCAGTTTCCCTTGCGGCGGCAGCTCTTACTGCCTGCGGCGGAGGTGCTGGAAAAGGAACCACTGCAGCTGGTAAAGATGCAGACGGTAAGAAAGTACTGAAAGTTGCTATGGAGTGTAGTTATGCGCCTTATAACTGGACCCAGTCAAATGATGCCAATGGAGCAGTTCCTATTTCCGGTGGTTCTGATTTTGCTTACGGCTATGATGTTATGATGGCTAAGAAAATTGCAGATGAACTTGGATACGGCCTTGAGATCGTAAAGCTGGACTGGGATTCTTTAGTTCCTGCTGTTCAGTCTGGCAAGGTTGACTGCGTCATTGCAGGACAGTCCATTACAGCAGAGCGCCTCCAGTCAGTAGATTTTACAGATCCATATTACTATGCGACCATCGTAGCCCTTGTAAAGGGCGGCGGCAAATATGAGAATGCAAAAAGCGTAGCAGATCTTTCTGGTGCAACTGGTACTTCCCAGTTAAATACCATCTGGTATGACAGCTGCCTTCCTCAGATCCCCAATGCAGATATCCAGCCGGCTATGGAATCCGCACCTGCCATGTTAGTAGCTTTAAGCTCTGGCAGATGTGACGTGGTAGTAACAGACAAACCTACCGGACAAGCAGCATTAATTGCTTATCCTGATTTTAAGCTTCTTGACTTTACCGGTACAGACGGTGACTTCAAGGTATCTGACGAAGACATTAACATCGGAGTTTCCTTAAAGAAGGGCAACACGGAGTTAAAGGATGCCATCAACGGAGTCCTTTCTAAGATGACAAAGGCTGACTTTGACAAGATGATGGAAGAAGCCATTTCCGTACAGCCATTGTCAAAGTAGTACGAAATAAAAGAGAATCAGGGCTTGCAGGCACGGGACAAGAGCGTTCTTATCTTCGTGCCGCTTGTTCTGTCTAAATGACAGTTAGAAAAGGAGAAGGTAATATGTCTTTACCATCAGATTTTTTAGGCAGAATGCTGTTTATTCTGCGGGAATACGGTCCCTCCTTCCTGAGCGGCGCCGGTAAGACAATGGCGATTGCCATTGTAGGAACACTGATTGGCTGTATCATTGGTTTTGCAGTGGGAATTGTTCAGACCATTCCTGTTTCAAAGTATGATAACCCGGTAAAACGAGTCTTGCTGAAAGCAGTTAAAGTTATTTTAAATGTTTACGTAGAGATTTTCAGGGGAACCCCTATGATGGTCCAGGCCATGTTCATATTTTATGGTTCCTCGGCTCTCTTTCAGATCAATATGTCCATCGTATTTGCTGCATATTTCATCGTGTCCATCAATACAGGTGCTTATATGGCAGAAACGGTAAGAGGCGGAATTCTTTCCATTGATCCAGGTCAGACAGAAGGCGCCAAAGCCATTGGTATGACACATTTTCAGACCATGGTCAATGTTATCATGCCACAGGCTCTCCGTAATATCATGCCTCAGATCGGTAACAACTTAATCATTAATATTAAGGATACCTGCGTACTTTCCGTTATCGGTGTGGTTGAATTATTCTATGCCACAAAAGGCGTGGCAGGAGCGTACTATACTTATTTTGAAGCATTTACCATTACCATGATCATTTACTTTATTCTTACCTTCACCTGCTCCAGAATCCTGCGTCATTGGGAGAAGAAGATGGATGGTCCTGACAGCTACGATCTGGCAACTACCGATACCCTGGCTTATACCAGCGGTATGGTGAAATTCCCAGATCCGAAAGAGAAGGAGGATAAATAAATGGCAGAAGAGAAAGTACTGGAAATTCATCACTTAAGTAAGACCTTTGGAACCAATGTTGTCCTGCGGGATATTGATTTTTCTGTAAATGCTGGCGATGTGACCTGCATTATTGGAGCTTCCGGTTCCGGTAAATCAACCCTTCTTCGCTGCATCAATCTTTTAGAGACTCCAACTACCGGTGAGATTTTATATCACGATGTAGATATCACGGACAGAAAGATGAATGTTCCGTCATATCGGACTAAGGTAGGTATGGTGTTTCAGAGTTTTAATCTGTTCAACAACATGACGGTTCTCGAAAACTGTCTGGTGGGCCAGATTAAGGTCCTGAAAAAGGATAAAGACGAAGCAAGAAAAAAAGCTATGATGTATTTAGAGAAGGTTGGAATGGCTCCCTACATCAATGCAAAGCCAAGACAGCTTTCCGGAGGACAGAAGCAGAGAGTTGCCATTGCCAGAGCTTTGGCCATGGAGCCTGAGATCCTCTTATTTGATGAGCCGACCTCAGCCCTTGATCCTCAGATGGTAGGAGAGGTGCTGGCAGTTATGAGAACACTTGCAAAAGAAGGTCTTACAATGATTATAGTAACCCATGAGATGGCTTTTGCCAGAGACGTTTCCAGTCGTGTGGTCTACATGGCGGGCGGTGTCATTGAGGAAGAAGGAAAACCATCAGATATATTTGGAAATCCCCAGAAAAGTTCCACCAAAGAGTTTTTAAACCGCTTTATGCAGGGATAACATAAGAAGGAGCTGAGTCAAGATAACTGAACAATCAGTTGTGGAGCAGGCTCCTTTTTGGTATGGTGAATCAGAACGGAGGTCTTATATGAAAATAGTCTTTTTGGAAACAGATTCATTAGGTGATGATGTGGATTACGCTCCATTTTACTCCATAGGAGAAGTGGTCAAATACAACAATTCTGATCCAGAGGAAAATTCTGCACGTGTAAGGGAAGCAGATATCATAGTAGCTAATAAAATATCTATGGACGAAGAACTGCTTCGAGATGCAAAAAAGGTAAGACTTATCTGCCTGACAGCTACCGGAACCAACAACGTGGATTTTCAATATACCAATAAGAGGAAGATAGCTGTGGCTAATGTAAAAAGCTACTCCACAAGATCAGTCGTACAGCATACCTTCGCTCTTTTGTTCTATGTCTATGAAAAGCTGTCCTATTATGACTCCTTTGTAAAATCAGGGGACTATACAGACAGTGATGTCTTCAGCTGTTTTGATAAAAAGTTTAATGAGCTTTATGGAAAGACCTGGGGGATCATTGGTCTTGGAGAAATCGGACGGGAAGTAGCAAAGGTGGCGGAGGCCTTTGGCTGCCGGATCATCTATTATTCCACCTCTGGGAAAAACAATCAGTCCAATTATGAAAGAGTAGAATTTGAGACCCTGCTGAAAGATTCTGATATCATTTCCATACACGCTCCTCTTAATGAGAAAACCGAGAATCTTATTGATAAAAAAGCTTTAAAGGCAATGAAAGAGACTGGGGTACTGTTAAATCTGGGAAGAGGAAAAATTATAGATGAAGAAGCACTTACCTGGGCACTATTAGAAGGGGAGATTGCAGGGGCTGGTCTTGATGTTCTCCGTGAAGAGCCAATGAGCAAGGATAATCCGCTTTTAAGTATTAAGGACAGTACCAGATTGATTATTACGCCCCATATTGGCTGGGCAACGGTAGAAGCAAGAAGAAGGTGCCTGTCAGAAATCTATGAGAATATCAGTGCATTTCTGAACGGAGAAGAAAGAAACATCGTAAAAGGAACGAATTAAAAAGGCGGTCTGAGTGTTAACACTCAGGCCGCCCCTTTTACGTTTCAGGAATCAATCACAAAAGCTCCAATATTATTTGGGCAGGTGGTCATCTTTAAAAGGACATGTTGTCTTAGTAAAAAGACTCCTGACCTTAATCTGTATAAACGTGCGAGTCACCTGAATTGCAAGAGCAAAAATAAAGATTGGAAGAAAGACAGTTAAAAACAACTTTACTTTCAAATGGGACAACCTTTTATTCTGCTGCTTTCGTACAGACTCATAATGGTCATGAATGGTTTGAAACCACGTTTGTTTCACTTGGGCTTTATTCAAGTAAATTCCCCCTTAACTTTTACTGACCTCCAGATCGTCAGGAACCGCTCATCAGAGATTTCATAGCAAAAGCATAAATTTCCTGGCTTTTTGATTTCCAGTGGTCACACATGATTTCTGCCTGGTCCTTGTCAGGAACAGATAGGTCTAAGCTGATCAGACAGTTTTTTCCTTCCCGTACTTCGCAGTGAACAATGTAATCCTGGCTCGTGGATTTGTAATAATCCGCTGTGACCCCAACTTCATTGCGGAGACGAAATTTGTTGTCCTTTAAATACTCATCCATATCATTGATGATGGCAGGTGATATTTTGTTCCCAAAAAAGGAAAGAGTCTCTTCGCCCTCTCTGGTAATATCATACCGGCTGCTGTTGTGATTGGTCTCCACATGAAGGAGCTTTGCCTCCAGCAGTTCGTTTAACGCCTGGTTCAATGTAAAGTAAGTCGTGTATTCATGCTCCAGAAAAAAGTTAGACAATTGTGCGCTGGTCAGGGGGAAATTAACCTGTTTAAGCATATATAAAATCATTAGTTTGTACAGGGTCATAGGTTCTGACAGCATAGTTACCTCCAGTGACGCATTTTTTGCGCCCTAATATAAAGGATGGCCGAAAAGCTTCCAGCCATTCCTCTTGTTTTACGCCTGACGGATATGATCCTTTACTGCCTGGCTCACAGCATCGGCAACCCGGGGATCAAATGCCTCAGGAAGTATGTTGTTTTCATCTAACTCTGAAGGTGCCACAAGCTCAGCAATGGCAACGGCAGCAGCCAGCTTCATCTCTTCTGTAATGGAAGAGGAACGTCCCTCCATAGCGCCTTTAAAGATGCCAGGGAATACAACGACGTTATTGACCTGATTTGGGAAATCGG
It encodes the following:
- the lon gene encoding endopeptidase La; the encoded protein is MVHKTITMPVIALRGMTVLPKMMLHFDISRPKSATAVEKAMVGDQKVCLVTQRDSEEENPDFGGLHSIGTVAVIKQLVKMPGNVIRVMVEGLERAELLALENEEPMLVGEIDTVFEFDEMIDDVTKQAMLQIVQDKLSEYGKENQRLSKEVIPGLLVLTDLGELLDQIAVQLSWDYQVRQQVLESIMLDERYALVMKHLLTEIEVTKVKRELQSQVKDRIDKNQKDYILREQLKVIREELGEDNPLSDADEYNKRLKSLKADKEIKDKIQKEIERFKAMPGGSQEANVVRMYLETVLELPWKKVSKDNNSISHAEDILNEDHYGLLKVKERILEYLAVRTLTKKGTSPIVCLVGPPGTGKTSIARSVAKALNKEYVRISLGGVRDEAEIRGHRKTYVGAMPGRIAEALRQAGVSNPLMLLDEIDKVSRDYKGDTSSALLEVLDSEQNVKFRDHYIELPIDLSNVLFIATANTTTTIPGPLLDRMELIEVTSYTENEKFHIAKNYLVRKQREKNGLTESQVTITDKALEKIIHNYTREAGVRTLERRIGAVYRKAARQFLENKKEVIEITDLSLETYLGKEKVTFEDVNEDDEVGIVRGLAWTSVGGSTLQIEVNVMPGKGNLSLTGQMGDVMKESARTALSYVRSICPDYKVADNYFEKHDIHLHIPEGAVPKDGPSAGITMATAMLSAVINRKVKAKVAMTGEITLRGRVLPIGGLKEKILAARMAHVETVLVPFKNKSDILELSDEIIGNLTIVYVKHMSEVLQEAFLQE
- the yihA gene encoding ribosome biogenesis GTP-binding protein YihA/YsxC, translated to MIIKSVDLETVCGITSTLPENTKPEFAFAGKSNVGKSSLINALMNRKSFARTSSQPGKTQTINFYNINDAFYYVDLPGYGYAKVALEVKAKWGKMIENYLHKSPMLQCVFLLIDIRHEPSVNDKTMYDWIVYQGYQPVIIATKLDKLKRSQVQKAIKTVRTGLGIGSDVTVIPFSAETKQGRDEIWELISDYANSLDKE
- a CDS encoding transporter substrate-binding domain-containing protein, translating into MKKTIKKIASTLLAVSLAAAALTACGGGAGKGTTAAGKDADGKKVLKVAMECSYAPYNWTQSNDANGAVPISGGSDFAYGYDVMMAKKIADELGYGLEIVKLDWDSLVPAVQSGKVDCVIAGQSITAERLQSVDFTDPYYYATIVALVKGGGKYENAKSVADLSGATGTSQLNTIWYDSCLPQIPNADIQPAMESAPAMLVALSSGRCDVVVTDKPTGQAALIAYPDFKLLDFTGTDGDFKVSDEDINIGVSLKKGNTELKDAINGVLSKMTKADFDKMMEEAISVQPLSK
- a CDS encoding amino acid ABC transporter permease, with the protein product MSLPSDFLGRMLFILREYGPSFLSGAGKTMAIAIVGTLIGCIIGFAVGIVQTIPVSKYDNPVKRVLLKAVKVILNVYVEIFRGTPMMVQAMFIFYGSSALFQINMSIVFAAYFIVSINTGAYMAETVRGGILSIDPGQTEGAKAIGMTHFQTMVNVIMPQALRNIMPQIGNNLIINIKDTCVLSVIGVVELFYATKGVAGAYYTYFEAFTITMIIYFILTFTCSRILRHWEKKMDGPDSYDLATTDTLAYTSGMVKFPDPKEKEDK
- a CDS encoding amino acid ABC transporter ATP-binding protein, giving the protein MAEEKVLEIHHLSKTFGTNVVLRDIDFSVNAGDVTCIIGASGSGKSTLLRCINLLETPTTGEILYHDVDITDRKMNVPSYRTKVGMVFQSFNLFNNMTVLENCLVGQIKVLKKDKDEARKKAMMYLEKVGMAPYINAKPRQLSGGQKQRVAIARALAMEPEILLFDEPTSALDPQMVGEVLAVMRTLAKEGLTMIIVTHEMAFARDVSSRVVYMAGGVIEEEGKPSDIFGNPQKSSTKEFLNRFMQG
- a CDS encoding D-2-hydroxyacid dehydrogenase, whose translation is MKIVFLETDSLGDDVDYAPFYSIGEVVKYNNSDPEENSARVREADIIVANKISMDEELLRDAKKVRLICLTATGTNNVDFQYTNKRKIAVANVKSYSTRSVVQHTFALLFYVYEKLSYYDSFVKSGDYTDSDVFSCFDKKFNELYGKTWGIIGLGEIGREVAKVAEAFGCRIIYYSTSGKNNQSNYERVEFETLLKDSDIISIHAPLNEKTENLIDKKALKAMKETGVLLNLGRGKIIDEEALTWALLEGEIAGAGLDVLREEPMSKDNPLLSIKDSTRLIITPHIGWATVEARRRCLSEIYENISAFLNGEERNIVKGTN
- a CDS encoding DUF4364 family protein produces the protein MLSEPMTLYKLMILYMLKQVNFPLTSAQLSNFFLEHEYTTYFTLNQALNELLEAKLLHVETNHNSSRYDITREGEETLSFFGNKISPAIINDMDEYLKDNKFRLRNEVGVTADYYKSTSQDYIVHCEVREGKNCLISLDLSVPDKDQAEIMCDHWKSKSQEIYAFAMKSLMSGS